The following coding sequences are from one Ammospiza caudacuta isolate bAmmCau1 chromosome 10, bAmmCau1.pri, whole genome shotgun sequence window:
- the PGPEP1L gene encoding pyroglutamyl-peptidase 1-like protein → MIMLGTERQEDSTSWSTDIMDSNSNTVVVTGFGPFRQYLVNSSWEAVKELSKRGLGENIDLRIMQLPVIYQKAKEQVCKIWTTLQPLLTVHVGLASSTTALIILEQCGKNKGYQERDARGFHPEGACCMLGGPEKIESAINMKTLWKNVSVEGIDIILSRDAGRYICDYTYYTSLYYGNGRAAFIHVPPLSESVTAEFLGKALQTIILAMLEQCGQQREMDHKGKKCGFLRMQFLTSEMKQI, encoded by the exons ATGATAATGCTTGGAACTGAAAGACAAGAAGATTCCACCTCCTGGAGCACAGATATCATGGATTCAAATTCCAACACTGTGGTGGTGACTG gttTTGGTCCCTTCAGACAATACCTGGTTAATTCTAGCTGGGAAGCAGTGAAG GAGCTGTCCAAGAGAGGCCTCGGTGAAAACATTGATCTCCGGATCATGCAGCTGCCAGTGATTTACCAAAAAGCAAAGGAGCAAGTCTGCAAGATATGGACAACTCTTCAGCCACTG CTTACAGTTCACGTTGGGCTGGCTTCGTCCACCACAGCACTCATCATCCTGGAGCAGTGTGGGAAGAACAAAGGCTACCAGGAGAGGGATGCTCGTGGCTTTCACCCAGAAGGTGCCTGCTGCATGCTAGGTGGCCCGGAAAAGATTGAATCTGCAATTAATATGAAGACTCTCTGGAAAAACGTCTCAGTGGAAGGGATTGATATCATCCTTTCCAGAGATGCAGGAAG GTACATCTGTGATTACACCTACTACACTTCTCTGTATTATGGCAATGGAAGAGCTGCTTTCATCCACGTCCCTCCATTATCTGAGTCGGTAACAGCAGAATTTCTAGGAAAAGCATTACAAACCATTATCTTAGCAATGTTAGAACAGTGTGGGCAACAAAGAGAGATGGatcacaaagggaaaaaatgcgGATTTCTTAGAATGCAATTCCTTACCTCTGAAATGAAGCAGAtttaa